From the genome of Lasioglossum baleicum unplaced genomic scaffold, iyLasBale1 scaffold0021, whole genome shotgun sequence:
aataagtaaatctttaaaattaatcgcttattattaaaataagtaAAGTTCTTTTGTTTGTGTcctataataaatgaattacttTCAGTTCGGTATGTCAATGTAATATCAAAacggttgtatcgagagtaagaGATACTTTATAAAACCTAATAGAGTTTAATTCGAATTAAATCAGCATTGATGAATGAACTCTGTTGTAAATGTTTCCCTGTTACTTCAATAATAAGCGATTCTATTAACGTATACATTAAAATTTGGCAATTCATAATACTTTATCATATTTTGTACTTTTGTAGATAAGGCAACTTTTAACTGAACGATTTAACTTCTGTAGAATGTTAGGTTCGTGTTGATGTTTGGACTTTCGAGAATAAACTGTTTGCGTAAAGAATATTCGAGCTACAAGCAATCTATAAGCAGAAATCTAGTAAATCAAAAGCAAAGTGTATCAAACTGTACCAAAGTAACAATTTTAGGATATTTTCTACAGTTCTACTTTAACTTGattatgtataaaatattgCCATATTTCAATCATGCTTTCCGCACTAAACTTCAAcaacaattataattaatacgATACGACATTCTAAGGATCCATTTTAACATGTACAGCTTTTTTCATTTTGCGGAAATAGTACAACAGTTTCGTAGATAGCATTTGCGACATAATCCAAGTTGAGTTCATTGAGTCCGCACATGTTTATTCTACCGCTTCGCAACATGTAAATGTGATAGTGATTTACAAGATGTTCCACTTGTCTCtctgaaataatataaattcgagATAATAATACATTATAGAAAACAAACGACGAGTAAAAGCGTTTCGCTGAATACCTACCAGTGAGACCGGTATAGGAGAACATCCCTATTTGTTTTTTGATATGTTCCCAGGAACCAGGTGTCCCTAATTGAACCAGTCTTTCGAATAAACATTGCCGCATTTCCTTTATTCTACCAGACATCGTAGTGATATGACCTTTCCTGAAAGTGTTTTGAGATGATGCGTtatattttcagagtattaatcattattattattatgtaaataaaatgtgTACCATTCCTTGAATAGATCAGGATTCCGCAACACCGTTGCAATTATCCTTGCACCATGATTCGGAGGATTACTGTACATTCCACGGACTAGCAATGTTAATTGAGACTTCACTTGAGTGGCGACTTGCGCATTGGACATAATGACTATTAAATTTCCAACTCTTTCGTTATACAACCCAAAATTCTTAGCAAAACTTTGAGCGCACATAAATTCTATTCCACGTTCGACAAACATTCTTACAGCATAAGCATCTTTATCTAAATTACCGCTTGCGAATCCCTGTGGAAAATGATTTTATCTAAATCAGAAATCGGTTGGTTTAGAATTAaaggtgaaatttaaaattaccaaCCTGATACGCGCTATCAAAAAGTGGATATAACTTCTTCTTCTCTATTACATCCGCTATTCTAGACCATTGCTCAGGAGTTGGATCACATCCAGTAGGATTGTGAGCACACGCGTGTAGAATAATTACTGCATTTTCTGGTGCGTCGTCAAGATCTTTGAGCATCGCTTCTATGTCGACATTGCGGGTATTCGGATTCCAGTATGTATATTCGCAAGCCCTCTTGAATCCTCCATTAATGAACACAAGTTTATGATTCTCTGCGGAAATATTATGCTTTACATATTGAATATGCATTAGaataaatcaaaatttttaatgcCCACCCCAAGTAGGTCTGCTGTAATAAAATGTGTCGTAATGTAGGATACGACTTAAGAATTCAGCTGCGACGCGAAGTGCTCCGGTTCCAGACAGTGTCTGAATAGCAACGACACGGCCTTGTGCAACAACAGGGGAATCTGTTCCCAACATCATAGTTGTTGCTGCCTGGCTAAAAGCGTCTAATCCCAAAACTGGAAGATATTCATGATTTTGTAGTTCGTCTGAAGCCAACGATTTCTCTACTTTCCTGACAACCGGTAACACCCATGGCTTTCCTTCGGGTGTGCGATAAGCTGAAACCAATTCATACGAATTAGTAATCCTTTGAAATGTTACTTGAATTATAAGAAATTAATTCCAGAAAGATTCTACAGTCATTTCATGATAATCTTCCGTATAAAAAAAAGATAAGAAATACATCTCCTGTACATATAGCGTACGTTATGTAACAGCCAGATATTGCTGGAGGTCGTTCAATATCATTTCATTTAACAAGAAACTGAACAAATAATAGGGAAAAtctgatttgaatattaatttctacagGTTGCGTATGTTCACCTGTATTTTTTTAACTGATTGTAAATAGAACAAAAATATTCGTACGATTTTTTCAACGCGATCATTATATTTGAAACgcatgttataaaataaatgatgtATGTATCGATACCTCCTATTGACaaatttacttttttttcgtaagtATCATCCAAAAAGGCTTTCTGGAGGGCGAAAACCTCTATCGGAGGTCCCATTTTAACCCCGCTGAATCTCGAGTTCATCTTCGGTAGTTCTATATAAAACTTATTTAGAAATCAAATGACACGAAACCGTGTGCGGCCGACAATTTCGACTAAATAGAAATTGAGCAGATAACACTGTATTTTATGGAACAAGTATATACGTTTACAGATTCTCTGTAATCACTTTACCGCCACGTATATTTTGATTAGCGATTGCCGATTACTAATGACGATAAGAT
Proteins encoded in this window:
- the Got1 gene encoding glutamate oxaloacetate transaminase 1 → MNSRFSGVKMGPPIEVFALQKAFLDDTYEKKVNLSIGAYRTPEGKPWVLPVVRKVEKSLASDELQNHEYLPVLGLDAFSQAATTMMLGTDSPVVAQGRVVAIQTLSGTGALRVAAEFLSRILHYDTFYYSRPTWENHKLVFINGGFKRACEYTYWNPNTRNVDIEAMLKDLDDAPENAVIILHACAHNPTGCDPTPEQWSRIADVIEKKKLYPLFDSAYQGFASGNLDKDAYAVRMFVERGIEFMCAQSFAKNFGLYNERVGNLIVIMSNAQVATQVKSQLTLLVRGMYSNPPNHGARIIATVLRNPDLFKEWKGHITTMSGRIKEMRQCLFERLVQLGTPGSWEHIKKQIGMFSYTGLTERQVEHLVNHYHIYMLRSGRINMCGLNELNLDYVANAIYETVVLFPQNEKSCTC